A genomic region of Haliotis asinina isolate JCU_RB_2024 chromosome 1, JCU_Hal_asi_v2, whole genome shotgun sequence contains the following coding sequences:
- the LOC137258606 gene encoding uncharacterized protein: protein MTESKQTRFAELSDTEKKIILENVEAKNTKKATSTAIHVLREYLSQKGKTIEFENLTPEDLDAILSELYLEARTEKGEKYKKSTLMAYRHGIQRYIEKTRPDIDIIRGADFKTSSKTFKAMGKELKRTGFGEVNHHAPIADADLIKLYDYVCSDDSPVFLQYKVFLDIMLHFGRRGRENLAALRVTDLAVTTDAEGDMFVYMCTDEQTKNHQDDGDRARGRMYEKKDNTRCPVRSYVKYIRLLNKNCPKLFQQPNTKMEYNQHYYPIALGHNRIGSMMPNLSIKTGLSMKYTNHSLRATTVHVLDAAQVPSRHIMTVTGHKSESSLKTYTGYTDEKAKKKMSATIAEKTCDAAVPVDDINNFLNDVDFDRLLETIDVHETTDSAIKPNVQMQSSMVHNCLTRMPGPVMHGCNVTINYNFYQHQ from the exons ATGACAGAAAGTAAACAAACTCGTTTTGCGGAACTTTCGGATACTGAAAAAAAGattattttggaaaatgttgaagCCAAAAACACAAAGAAGGCCACTTCAACGGCGATACATGTTTTAAGGGAATACCTGAGCCAAAAGGGCAAAACTATCGAATTTGAAAATCTCACCCCTGAAGATCTTGACGCTATTTTATCAGAGCTTTACCTAGAAGCAAGGACCGAAAAAggagaaaaatacaaaaaatcaaCGCTCATGGCCTACAGACATGGAATACAGAGGTACATCGAAAAAACAAGACCTGACATTGACATAATACGAGGCGCAGATTTCAAGACATCAAGCAAGACTTTCAAGGCGATGGGAAAAGAATTGAAGCGCACTGGATTCGGCGAAGTAAATCATCATGCCCCCATAGCCGACGCAGATCTGATTAAACTGTACGACTACGTTTGCAGTGATGACAGTCCCGTATTTCTACAATACAAG GTGTTCCTGGATATAATGCTTCACTTTGgaaggagagggagagagaaccTGGCAGCACTAAGGGTAACAGACCTAGCGGTTACCACGGACGCTGAGGgagacatgtttgtttacatgtgcaCGGACGAACAGACTAAGAACCATCAAGATGACGGAGACCGTGCTAGAGGGAGGATGTATGAGAAGAAAG ACAATACAAGATGCCCAGTCCGTTCTTATGTGAAGTACATAAGACTTCTGAATAAAAACTGCCCAAAGTTGTTCCAACAACCGAACACGAAGATGGAATATAACCAGCACTATTATCCCATTGCCCTTGGCCACAACCGTATCGGTTCAATGATGCCAAATCTGAGCATCAAGACAGGGCTCTCCATGAAATATACTAATCACTCACTGAGAGCGACAACTGTTCACGTCTTGGACGCAGCTCAGGTCCCTTCCCGCCATATTATGACCGTGACTGGACATAAGTCTGAGTCTAGCCTAAAAACATACACTGGCTACACTGATGAGAAAGCCAAGAAGAAAATGTCAGCAACCATAGCTGAGAAAACCTGTGATGCTGCCGTGCCTGTTGATGATATCAATAACTTCCTGAATGATGTTGACTTTGACAGACTTCTGGAAACAATTGATGTTCATGAAACTACTGACTCTGCAATTAAGCCTAATGTGCAGATGCAGAGCAGCATGGTACATAACTGCTTGACCCGAATGCCCGGACCTGTAATGCATGGCTGCAATGTTACTATTAACTACAATTTCTACCAACACCAGTAA